The Myxococcota bacterium genome window below encodes:
- the pstB gene encoding phosphate ABC transporter ATP-binding protein PstB, which produces MQPARSPDLARLPEFEKAALRVRGLSLWYGETQALHDIELEVPERKITALIGPSGCGKSTLLRSINRMNDLVDGVRISGEILFHGANIFAPEVDVFALRRRIGMVFQKSNPFPKSIYENVAYGSRIHGLRQRSALDEIVEKSLVRAGLFEEVKDRLHESALGLSGGQQQRLCIARAIAVEPEVVLLDEPCSALDPIATQKIEELMQELKERYTIVIVTHNMQQAARASDYTAFMYLGSLVEFGETGEIFVKPRVRATEDYIRGRFG; this is translated from the coding sequence GTGCAACCGGCGCGGAGTCCAGACCTGGCCAGGTTACCCGAGTTCGAGAAGGCGGCTTTGCGCGTGCGCGGCCTGTCACTCTGGTACGGAGAGACACAGGCGCTGCACGACATCGAGCTCGAGGTCCCCGAGCGCAAGATCACCGCGCTGATCGGGCCGTCGGGCTGCGGAAAGTCGACGCTCCTGCGCTCGATCAACCGCATGAACGACCTGGTCGACGGCGTGCGGATCTCGGGCGAGATCCTGTTCCACGGCGCGAACATCTTCGCGCCCGAGGTCGACGTCTTCGCGCTGCGCCGGCGCATCGGCATGGTGTTCCAGAAGTCGAACCCGTTCCCGAAGTCGATCTACGAGAACGTGGCCTACGGCTCGCGCATCCACGGCCTGCGCCAGCGCTCGGCGCTGGATGAGATCGTCGAGAAGAGCCTGGTGCGCGCCGGCCTGTTCGAGGAGGTCAAGGACCGCCTCCACGAGAGTGCGCTCGGTCTCTCGGGCGGCCAGCAGCAGCGGCTGTGCATCGCGCGCGCGATCGCCGTCGAGCCCGAGGTCGTGCTGCTCGACGAGCCCTGCTCCGCGTTGGACCCGATCGCGACCCAGAAGATCGAGGAGCTGATGCAGGAGCTGAAGGAGCGCTACACGATCGTGATCGTGACGCACAACATGCAGCAGGCCGCGCGCGCCTCGGACTACACGGCCTTCATGTATCTCGGGTCACTGGTCGAGTTCGGCGAGACGGGCGAGATCTTCGTGAAGCCGCGCGTGCGCGCAACCGAAGACTACATCCGCGGCCGCTTCGGCTGA
- the pstA gene encoding phosphate ABC transporter permease PstA — MLWLSAGALAVSLLLVTGLVVLVAWNGLGYFWQSPLTEFELADGTRALGEIVEHQGDELRVHFGNRELGGADFRWLTPAEIRAQSRPAEALVLEREEWGRFYGFPVAIRRGDTALVDGTAAVIAALPEKLGEKRAEIEARLEPLRREIRGQNRAIEAGAREGRDVSQLRARYEVSAAELAKRESEVMGDVLVMRTADGSEKPIALAHVVRAVQANALGLSGELRLYVSRLGEFLFAEPRESNTEGGIFPAIFGTVLLVLLTSVAVSPLGVLTALYLREYAREGWLVRSVRIAVNSLAGVPSIVFGVFGLGFFVYGVGGLLDALFFANRLPTPTFGTGGVLWASLTLALLTLPVVVVATEEGLAAVPRIVREGSLALGATKVETLWRVVLPAALPGALTGLILAMARAAGEVAPLMIVGMVKLAPSLPLDGEFPYVHLERKFMHLGFHIYDVGFQSPNVEAVRPLVFATALLLILVVLCTNLTAILVRNHLRRKYAGSGV, encoded by the coding sequence ATGCTGTGGCTGTCGGCGGGCGCTCTGGCGGTGAGTCTTTTGCTGGTGACCGGGCTGGTGGTGCTCGTGGCCTGGAACGGGCTCGGCTACTTCTGGCAGTCGCCGCTCACCGAGTTCGAGCTCGCCGACGGCACGCGCGCGCTGGGCGAGATCGTCGAGCACCAGGGCGACGAGCTGCGCGTCCACTTCGGCAACCGCGAGCTCGGCGGCGCCGACTTCCGCTGGCTGACGCCGGCCGAGATCCGCGCGCAGAGTCGGCCGGCCGAGGCCTTGGTGCTCGAGCGCGAGGAGTGGGGGCGCTTCTACGGCTTCCCGGTCGCGATCCGCCGCGGAGACACGGCGCTCGTGGACGGGACCGCCGCGGTGATCGCCGCGCTGCCCGAGAAGCTGGGCGAGAAGCGCGCCGAGATCGAGGCCCGGCTCGAGCCGCTGCGGCGCGAGATCCGCGGCCAGAACCGCGCGATCGAGGCCGGCGCGCGCGAGGGGCGCGACGTGTCCCAGCTCCGGGCCCGCTACGAGGTCTCGGCCGCCGAGCTCGCCAAACGTGAGTCGGAAGTGATGGGCGACGTGCTGGTCATGCGCACCGCCGACGGCAGCGAGAAGCCGATCGCGCTCGCGCACGTGGTGCGCGCCGTGCAGGCCAACGCGCTGGGGCTCTCGGGCGAGCTCCGGCTCTACGTCTCGCGCCTGGGCGAGTTCCTGTTCGCCGAGCCGCGCGAGTCGAACACCGAGGGCGGCATCTTCCCGGCGATCTTCGGCACGGTGCTGCTCGTGTTGCTCACCAGCGTCGCAGTGTCTCCCCTGGGCGTGCTGACCGCGCTCTATCTGCGCGAGTATGCGCGCGAGGGCTGGCTCGTGCGCAGCGTGCGCATCGCCGTGAACAGCCTGGCGGGCGTGCCGTCGATCGTGTTCGGCGTGTTCGGCCTGGGCTTCTTCGTGTACGGCGTGGGGGGCCTCCTCGACGCGCTGTTCTTCGCCAACCGCCTGCCCACCCCGACCTTCGGCACGGGCGGCGTGCTCTGGGCGAGCCTCACGCTCGCGCTCCTCACCCTGCCGGTGGTGGTGGTCGCGACCGAGGAAGGCCTCGCGGCCGTGCCGCGCATCGTGCGCGAGGGGTCACTGGCTCTCGGCGCGACCAAGGTCGAGACACTCTGGCGCGTGGTGCTGCCCGCCGCGCTACCGGGCGCACTCACCGGGCTGATCCTGGCCATGGCGCGCGCCGCAGGCGAGGTCGCGCCGCTCATGATCGTGGGCATGGTGAAGCTCGCGCCCAGCCTGCCGCTCGACGGCGAGTTTCCCTACGTTCATCTGGAGCGGAAGTTCATGCACCTGGGCTTCCACATCTACGACGTGGGCTTCCAGAGCCCCAACGTGGAGGCCGTGCGGCCGCTGGTGTTCGCGACGGCCCTCTTGCTGATCCTCGTGGTGCTGTGCACCAATCTGACCGCGATCCTCGTTCGCAATCACTTGCGTCGAAAGTACGCCGGGAGCGGAGTGTAA
- a CDS encoding ABC transporter permease subunit — translation MTSRRRLWLDRAAAVVVRAGGILVVASLIAILVFLVLETAPLLRSASVSPLGALATPELAAGALVVEPRMSQLAAMGGDGHLRVYSLDGGETSLDVPAAAPARRVAPAGDSAFVALGEDGHLRVQPLEWNVRYGEGGRRVTPSAGPPVDLALDVPGDRVQAFAARAGAEQVTGAVALDDGTLAVVRKSVKVNAFSGEREEKSERFALSAAQPLAFLALDPDQRMLYGAATSHLYAWELGANGLSGPDVADAGVPVTALGLLVGGRSLVAGHQDGTLSVWFRLREGRARTELVRAHHFGSQGGEIRALAPSGRGRSFLALGSDGKLGLYHSTSERVLWRGDSGTPDARAVAFSTRGDRAFLARADEVRALSVTSLHPEISLSSLFGRVWYEDYPEPAFVWQSTGGTEEAEPKLSLTPLWFGTLKGTFYALFFAIPLGVMGALYTSQVMDPRLQRVVKPAVEIMASLPSVVLGFLAGLWLAPRLEHVFPGFLAAVCSAPLAALAAGALYAALPVRLTRRLPLGTEVALSAAVLLTCGWLCLRASPGLERLFFGGDFSAWLRTVTGATYDPRNAIVAGVAMAFAVIPIVFSIAEESLSNVPRTLSAASLALGATRWQTIARVVLPAASPGLFAAVMIGFGRAVGETMIVLMATGNTPLIDLSPFNGFRSLSANIAVEIPEAPQGATLYRVLFLSALLLFVVTFAANGLADVVRERLRRRYSGTQ, via the coding sequence GTGACTTCGCGCCGGCGGCTGTGGCTCGATCGGGCCGCAGCCGTCGTCGTGCGTGCGGGGGGCATCCTGGTGGTCGCGAGCCTGATCGCGATCCTGGTGTTTCTCGTGCTCGAGACGGCGCCGCTGCTGCGCTCGGCCAGCGTTTCGCCGCTGGGCGCGCTGGCGACGCCGGAGCTCGCTGCGGGGGCGCTCGTGGTCGAGCCGCGCATGTCCCAGCTCGCGGCGATGGGCGGCGACGGCCACCTGCGCGTGTACTCGCTCGACGGCGGAGAGACGTCGCTCGACGTGCCGGCGGCGGCGCCCGCGCGCAGGGTCGCGCCCGCGGGTGACTCGGCGTTCGTCGCGCTGGGCGAAGATGGCCACCTGCGCGTGCAGCCCCTGGAGTGGAACGTCCGCTACGGCGAGGGCGGGCGCAGAGTGACTCCCAGCGCGGGCCCGCCCGTGGACCTGGCGCTCGACGTCCCGGGCGACCGCGTGCAGGCGTTCGCCGCGCGCGCCGGGGCGGAGCAGGTCACCGGCGCGGTTGCGCTCGACGACGGCACGCTCGCGGTCGTGCGCAAGAGCGTGAAGGTGAACGCCTTCAGCGGCGAGCGCGAGGAGAAGAGCGAGCGCTTCGCGCTCAGCGCGGCGCAGCCGCTCGCGTTCCTGGCGCTCGACCCGGACCAGCGCATGCTCTACGGCGCGGCCACGAGTCACCTCTACGCCTGGGAGCTCGGGGCGAACGGGCTCTCCGGTCCCGACGTGGCCGATGCCGGCGTGCCGGTCACTGCGCTGGGACTGCTGGTCGGCGGCCGCAGCCTGGTCGCCGGTCACCAGGACGGGACGCTCTCGGTCTGGTTCCGGCTGCGCGAGGGCCGCGCGCGCACCGAGCTGGTGCGCGCCCACCACTTCGGCTCCCAGGGCGGCGAGATTCGCGCGCTCGCGCCGTCGGGCCGCGGCCGATCGTTCCTGGCCTTGGGCAGCGACGGCAAGCTCGGGCTGTATCACTCGACCTCGGAGCGCGTGCTGTGGCGCGGTGACTCCGGCACGCCGGACGCGCGCGCGGTCGCGTTCTCGACGCGCGGCGACCGGGCGTTCCTGGCGCGCGCGGACGAAGTGCGCGCGCTGTCGGTCACGAGCCTGCATCCGGAGATCTCGCTCTCGAGCCTGTTCGGGCGCGTGTGGTACGAGGACTACCCCGAGCCCGCGTTCGTGTGGCAGTCGACCGGCGGGACCGAGGAGGCCGAGCCCAAGCTGTCACTCACTCCGCTGTGGTTCGGAACGCTGAAGGGCACGTTCTACGCGCTGTTCTTCGCCATCCCGCTGGGCGTGATGGGCGCGCTGTACACGTCGCAGGTGATGGACCCCCGGCTGCAGCGCGTGGTGAAGCCGGCGGTCGAGATCATGGCTTCCCTGCCGAGCGTGGTGCTCGGCTTTCTCGCGGGTCTGTGGCTCGCGCCCCGGCTCGAGCACGTGTTCCCGGGCTTCCTGGCCGCGGTCTGCAGCGCGCCGCTGGCCGCGCTCGCGGCGGGCGCGCTGTACGCCGCGCTTCCGGTGCGACTCACGCGCCGGCTGCCGCTGGGCACCGAAGTCGCCCTCTCGGCCGCCGTGCTGCTGACGTGCGGCTGGCTGTGCCTGCGCGCCTCGCCCGGGCTCGAGCGGCTCTTCTTCGGCGGTGACTTCTCGGCCTGGCTGCGCACGGTGACTGGCGCGACCTACGACCCGCGCAACGCGATCGTCGCCGGCGTCGCGATGGCCTTCGCGGTGATCCCGATCGTGTTCTCGATCGCCGAGGAGTCACTCTCCAACGTGCCGCGCACGCTGTCCGCCGCGTCGCTCGCGCTGGGCGCGACGCGCTGGCAGACGATCGCGCGCGTGGTGCTGCCGGCGGCCAGCCCCGGGCTGTTCGCCGCGGTGATGATCGGCTTCGGCCGCGCCGTCGGCGAGACCATGATCGTGCTGATGGCGACGGGCAACACTCCGCTCATCGACCTGTCGCCCTTCAACGGCTTCCGCTCGCTGTCTGCGAACATCGCGGTCGAAATCCCGGAGGCGCCGCAGGGCGCCACGCTCTACCGCGTGCTGTTCCTGTCGGCGCTGCTCCTGTTCGTGGTGACCTTCGCGGCCAACGGCCTGGCCGACGTCGTGCGCGAGCGCCTGCGGCGCCGCTACTCGGGGACGCAGTGA
- a CDS encoding PstS family phosphate ABC transporter substrate-binding protein, with protein sequence MLRGRLALVFALGWCVLRAEGAQAAEAQVEAKIAAYQKVSGIAGNLSAIGSDTLNNVMSTWAEGFRKEYPSVQVQVEGKGSSTAPPALIAGTAQLAPMSREMKADELDAFEKKFGYPPTQIRVAIDALAVYVHKDNPLDKATLAQVDAVFSKSRRCGNPASIENWGDLGVKGGLASQPIRLYGRNSASGTYGYFKEVALCGGDYRDTVKEQPGSSAVVQGVTEDKQAMGYSGIGYKTAGVKTLSLAKDANSPYSTTEPEEVYAGKYPLARFLYVYVNRPPGKALDPLTLEFMRFALSHDGQEDVKKEGYLPLKAATVEQELAKLR encoded by the coding sequence ATGCTGCGGGGAAGACTGGCTCTCGTGTTCGCTCTCGGCTGGTGTGTCCTCCGGGCGGAGGGTGCGCAGGCCGCCGAGGCGCAGGTAGAAGCGAAGATCGCCGCCTATCAGAAGGTGAGCGGCATCGCGGGGAATCTGTCTGCGATCGGCTCCGACACGCTCAACAACGTGATGAGCACCTGGGCGGAGGGCTTCCGCAAGGAGTACCCGAGCGTGCAGGTGCAGGTCGAGGGCAAGGGCTCCTCGACCGCGCCCCCGGCACTGATCGCGGGCACGGCGCAGCTCGCGCCCATGAGCCGCGAGATGAAGGCCGACGAGCTCGACGCCTTCGAGAAGAAGTTCGGCTACCCGCCGACACAGATCCGTGTCGCGATCGACGCGCTCGCGGTCTACGTGCACAAGGACAACCCGCTCGACAAGGCCACGCTCGCCCAGGTCGACGCGGTGTTCTCGAAGTCCCGCCGCTGCGGCAACCCGGCCTCGATCGAGAACTGGGGTGATCTGGGCGTGAAGGGCGGCCTCGCGAGTCAGCCGATCCGGCTCTACGGCCGCAACTCGGCCTCGGGCACCTACGGCTACTTCAAGGAAGTGGCGCTGTGCGGCGGCGACTACCGCGACACGGTGAAGGAGCAGCCCGGCTCGTCGGCGGTCGTGCAGGGAGTCACCGAGGACAAGCAGGCCATGGGCTACAGCGGCATCGGCTACAAGACCGCGGGCGTGAAGACACTCTCGCTGGCCAAGGACGCCAACAGCCCGTACTCGACGACCGAGCCCGAAGAGGTGTACGCGGGCAAGTATCCGCTCGCGCGCTTCCTCTACGTGTACGTGAACCGCCCGCCCGGCAAGGCGCTCGATCCGCTCACGCTCGAGTTCATGCGCTTCGCGCTGTCCCACGACGGACAGGAAGACGTGAAGAAGGAAGGATACTTGCCGCTCAAGGCCGCCACCGTGGAGCAGGAGCTCGCGAAGCTCCGCTAG
- the phoU gene encoding phosphate signaling complex protein PhoU, which produces MTGKAEATIEGLRELVLRMGALAEAIFAKAVRVVHERDARLAAEVQRDDLELDKLDIEIDDAVLRALALQQPVAEDLRQVIAIKTMATDLERVGDISRNIARSGARLAERPRTDLPMRLEPLEREARGQLAAALDAFQDLNVVGAQAVLDGDDRLDRLQDNLVRDLIERIERDSTTSAQAVDVIFIAESLERIGDHATNVAEEVILVAEARNVKHAEKLARYARER; this is translated from the coding sequence ATGACCGGTAAGGCCGAAGCCACGATCGAGGGGCTGCGCGAGCTGGTGCTGCGCATGGGCGCTCTCGCCGAGGCGATCTTCGCCAAGGCGGTGCGCGTGGTCCACGAGCGCGACGCCCGGCTCGCCGCCGAGGTGCAGCGCGACGACCTGGAGCTCGACAAGCTCGACATCGAGATCGACGACGCGGTGCTGCGTGCGCTCGCGCTGCAGCAGCCGGTCGCCGAGGACCTGCGCCAGGTGATCGCGATCAAGACCATGGCCACCGACCTCGAGCGGGTCGGTGACATCTCGCGCAACATCGCGCGCAGCGGCGCGCGCCTGGCCGAGCGGCCGCGCACCGACCTGCCGATGCGGCTCGAGCCGCTCGAGCGCGAGGCGCGCGGGCAGCTGGCCGCGGCGCTCGACGCCTTCCAGGACCTGAACGTGGTGGGCGCGCAGGCCGTGCTCGACGGCGACGACCGGCTCGACCGGCTGCAGGACAACCTGGTGCGCGACCTGATCGAGCGCATCGAGCGCGACTCCACGACCTCGGCCCAGGCGGTCGACGTGATCTTCATCGCAGAGAGTCTCGAGCGCATCGGCGATCACGCCACCAACGTGGCCGAAGAGGTCATCCTGGTCGCGGAGGCACGCAACGTGAAGCACGCCGAGAAGCTGGCGAGATACGCACGGGAGCGATGA
- a CDS encoding response regulator, which produces MSARVLVVDDEPDLLELVRVNLASSGYAVETAASGTDALAALRRAPPDVMVLDLMLPDISGTELCARVRADQRLTGLPIIMLTAKSEEIDRVVGLELGADDYVTKPFSPRELALRVRAVLRRRAPAGEDARVFEHGELRVDPDSHRASVSGREITLTAKEFQLLVALMGRPGRVMTRERLLDEVWGSDITVTSRTIDTHLKRLREKLGVAGDLIETVRGVGYRFAE; this is translated from the coding sequence ATGAGCGCACGCGTGCTGGTGGTCGACGACGAGCCGGATCTCTTGGAGCTCGTGCGCGTGAACCTGGCCAGCTCGGGCTACGCGGTCGAGACCGCGGCCTCGGGCACCGACGCCCTGGCCGCGCTGCGCCGCGCGCCGCCCGACGTGATGGTCCTCGACCTCATGCTGCCCGACATCTCGGGCACCGAGCTGTGCGCGCGCGTGCGCGCCGACCAGCGGCTCACCGGGCTCCCGATCATCATGCTCACGGCCAAGTCCGAAGAGATCGACCGCGTGGTGGGGCTCGAGCTCGGCGCCGACGACTACGTGACCAAGCCCTTCAGCCCGCGCGAGCTCGCGCTGCGTGTGCGCGCCGTGCTGCGCCGCCGCGCGCCGGCGGGCGAGGACGCGCGCGTATTCGAGCACGGCGAGCTGCGCGTCGACCCCGACTCACACCGCGCGAGCGTCAGCGGGCGGGAGATCACGCTCACCGCCAAGGAGTTCCAGCTGCTGGTGGCCTTGATGGGCCGCCCCGGCCGGGTCATGACCCGCGAGCGGCTGCTCGACGAGGTCTGGGGCTCGGACATCACGGTCACCTCCCGGACCATCGACACCCACCTGAAGCGCCTGCGAGAAAAGTTGGGCGTGGCCGGAGATTTGATCGAGACTGTGCGCGGCGTCGGCTACCGTTTCGCGGAGTAG
- a CDS encoding ATP-binding protein, with translation MPKIQVRLAAALAGLAIAISLLFGALVERSLRARELARVEHGLEASARLVDELCHGAVFAPGSGAAELTALAARAAAAAGARVTFIAPDGTVVADSELRADELSKVANHAGRPEIAQALTGQLGVASRRSETVGKPYLYLALPRGPGEPGVVRVAADLAGVEAAVAAMRRSLLIGGLLAVSAALVLSFLLSRALVEPLRAIHAALVQISGGDLGARVRWRSHDELGQVARAIDRMAGDLEQSHGEISAERDRLETVLRVMVEGVLVVDHELHILLANPRVRELLATRGELEGRRPLEAIRSADVHDLLVEALASRGPVRRELSLSGGDRRVLAVHSASFSIAGAKGAVAVFHDMTEVRRLETVRRDFVANASHEIKTPLTAIRGFAETLLGQALPPEESRKYLGIILSHSERLSRLVEDLLELSRLESGATKLEPAPLDVAALATRLCEELAPRIRERGFDVRVHGAGAPRAFADRRAVEQILQNLLDNALKYADSGKRIDVRVTSEDGSVRVDVADRGPGISDADSARIFERFYRVDRGRAREQGGTGLGLAIVKHLAQASGGEVWVESTPGEGSTFSFSLPAADPAV, from the coding sequence ATGCCGAAGATCCAGGTCAGGCTCGCAGCGGCGTTGGCCGGGCTGGCCATCGCCATCTCGCTCCTGTTCGGAGCGCTGGTCGAGCGCAGCCTGCGCGCGCGCGAGCTGGCGCGGGTCGAGCACGGGCTCGAGGCGTCGGCGCGGCTGGTCGACGAGCTGTGTCACGGTGCCGTGTTCGCGCCCGGCAGCGGTGCCGCCGAGCTGACGGCGCTGGCGGCCCGCGCCGCAGCGGCCGCGGGCGCGCGAGTCACGTTCATCGCCCCCGACGGCACCGTGGTGGCCGACTCCGAGCTGCGCGCCGACGAGCTGTCGAAGGTCGCCAACCACGCCGGGCGGCCCGAGATCGCCCAGGCGCTCACCGGCCAGCTCGGCGTCGCTTCGCGGCGCAGTGAGACGGTCGGCAAGCCCTATCTCTACCTGGCATTGCCGCGCGGCCCCGGCGAGCCGGGCGTGGTGCGCGTGGCCGCGGACCTGGCAGGCGTCGAGGCGGCGGTTGCCGCGATGCGGCGCTCACTCTTGATCGGCGGCCTGCTCGCGGTGAGCGCGGCACTCGTGCTGTCGTTCCTGCTGTCGCGCGCGCTGGTGGAGCCGCTGCGGGCGATCCACGCGGCGCTGGTGCAGATCTCGGGCGGCGACCTCGGCGCGCGCGTGCGCTGGCGCTCGCACGACGAGCTCGGCCAGGTCGCGCGCGCGATCGACCGCATGGCGGGCGATCTCGAGCAGTCACACGGCGAGATCTCGGCCGAGCGCGACCGGCTCGAGACGGTGCTGCGGGTCATGGTCGAGGGGGTGCTGGTGGTCGACCACGAGCTGCACATCCTGCTGGCCAACCCGCGCGTGCGCGAGCTGCTCGCGACTCGCGGCGAGCTCGAGGGCCGCCGGCCGCTCGAGGCGATCCGCTCGGCCGACGTGCACGACCTCCTGGTGGAGGCGCTGGCGAGCCGCGGCCCGGTGCGCCGCGAGCTGTCGCTCTCGGGCGGCGACCGGCGCGTGCTGGCGGTGCATTCGGCGAGCTTCTCGATCGCGGGCGCGAAGGGCGCCGTGGCCGTGTTTCACGACATGACCGAGGTGCGGCGGCTCGAGACCGTGCGCCGCGACTTCGTGGCCAACGCCTCGCACGAGATCAAGACGCCGCTCACGGCGATCCGTGGCTTCGCCGAAACGCTGCTCGGGCAGGCGCTTCCGCCGGAGGAGAGCCGGAAGTATCTCGGCATCATCCTGAGTCACTCCGAGCGCCTGTCGCGGCTGGTCGAGGACCTGCTCGAGCTGTCGCGCCTGGAGTCCGGTGCGACCAAGCTCGAGCCCGCGCCGCTCGACGTGGCGGCGCTCGCGACGCGGCTGTGCGAGGAGCTCGCGCCGCGCATCCGCGAGCGGGGCTTCGACGTGCGCGTGCACGGCGCCGGCGCACCGCGCGCCTTCGCCGACCGGCGCGCGGTCGAGCAGATCCTGCAGAACCTGCTCGACAACGCGCTCAAGTACGCCGACTCCGGCAAGCGCATCGACGTGCGAGTCACCTCCGAGGACGGCTCGGTGCGGGTCGACGTGGCCGACCGCGGCCCGGGCATCTCCGACGCCGATTCCGCGCGCATCTTCGAGCGCTTCTACCGCGTGGACCGCGGCCGCGCGCGCGAGCAGGGCGGAACGGGCCTGGGACTCGCGATCGTGAAACACCTGGCCCAGGCGAGCGGCGGCGAGGTGTGGGTGGAGAGCACGCCGGGCGAGGGCTCGACCTTCAGCTTCAGCCTGCCCGCCGCTGACCCGGCGGTTTGA
- a CDS encoding putative porin produces the protein MRALFCAAVLSMGTFWAGAARGDDASAVEQIVAVLREKGLIDQATGDEILAKQAQSEVKENAKPTPAVSQAPGLLDGFIFSGDVRLRDEQYWYNHGLQGTEANDNNRFRYRARFGFTKQVNDWALVGVRLASASNTGDGVNRSTNLSAGETSDFSYDPIFFDRLYAQFTLPDPGIGLTTTVTGGKMANPFIWKNGLDKMLWDDDISPEGVQISSTWAVNEKAKLWGNFGYYVELQNASQVDPRVFAYQFGGSYKLPEAFEIGARASYYDWQFLGNDSTSATHTGYFDRARAKGNLPNGFNPDMHIMESSGYVTWGGVQEWPVTFWGSWMQNLAADGAVVSGVRIGANDTAYGYGVEAGDMKRWVRVGVAWQHVEANAVPSLYTDSDMFDGLTNREGWALYASREIFANTEVRLWLWDESPIKTTQSGVGGGPFNISTATDSQANRLRLQTDLMLKF, from the coding sequence GTGCGCGCGCTGTTCTGCGCGGCCGTGCTGTCCATGGGAACGTTCTGGGCCGGCGCCGCGCGCGGCGACGACGCATCGGCGGTCGAGCAGATCGTCGCCGTGCTGCGCGAGAAGGGGCTGATCGATCAGGCCACGGGCGACGAGATACTCGCCAAGCAAGCGCAGAGCGAAGTCAAAGAGAACGCCAAGCCGACGCCGGCCGTGTCTCAGGCCCCGGGCCTGCTCGACGGCTTCATCTTCAGCGGCGACGTGCGGCTGCGCGACGAGCAGTACTGGTACAACCACGGGCTGCAGGGCACCGAGGCGAACGACAACAACCGCTTCCGCTACCGCGCGCGCTTCGGCTTCACCAAGCAGGTCAACGATTGGGCGCTGGTGGGCGTGCGGCTGGCATCGGCCAGCAACACCGGCGACGGCGTCAACCGCAGCACGAACCTGAGCGCGGGCGAGACCTCGGACTTCAGCTACGACCCGATCTTCTTCGATCGGCTGTACGCGCAGTTCACGTTGCCCGACCCGGGCATCGGACTCACCACCACCGTCACGGGCGGCAAGATGGCCAACCCGTTCATCTGGAAGAACGGGCTCGACAAGATGCTGTGGGACGACGACATCTCGCCCGAAGGCGTGCAGATCTCGTCGACCTGGGCCGTGAACGAGAAGGCGAAGCTGTGGGGGAACTTCGGCTACTACGTGGAGCTGCAGAACGCGAGTCAGGTCGACCCGCGCGTGTTCGCGTACCAGTTCGGCGGCTCTTACAAGCTGCCCGAGGCGTTCGAGATCGGCGCGCGCGCCAGCTACTACGACTGGCAGTTCCTGGGCAACGACTCGACCTCGGCCACTCATACCGGCTACTTCGACCGCGCCCGCGCGAAGGGCAACCTGCCCAACGGCTTCAATCCCGACATGCACATCATGGAGTCGAGCGGCTACGTGACCTGGGGCGGCGTGCAGGAGTGGCCAGTCACCTTCTGGGGCTCGTGGATGCAGAACCTGGCGGCCGACGGCGCGGTCGTGAGCGGCGTCCGGATCGGCGCGAACGACACGGCTTACGGCTACGGCGTCGAGGCCGGCGACATGAAGCGCTGGGTGCGCGTCGGCGTGGCCTGGCAGCACGTCGAGGCCAACGCGGTGCCCTCGCTCTACACCGACAGCGACATGTTCGACGGACTCACCAACCGCGAGGGCTGGGCGCTCTACGCGTCGCGTGAGATCTTCGCGAACACGGAGGTGCGGCTGTGGCTGTGGGACGAGTCGCCGATCAAGACCACGCAGAGCGGTGTCGGCGGCGGCCCGTTCAACATCTCGACCGCGACCGACTCACAAGCCAACCGCCTGCGGCTGCAGACCGACTTGATGCTCAAGTTCTAG